In Miscanthus floridulus cultivar M001 chromosome 5, ASM1932011v1, whole genome shotgun sequence, one genomic interval encodes:
- the LOC136449765 gene encoding peroxidase 72-like, producing MATSMGSLVLLCLVSPLLLPSVVLGHPWGGLFPQFYDHSCPKAKEIVQSIVAQAVAKETRMAASLVRMHFHDCFVKGCDASVLLDNSSSIVSEKGSNPNRNSLRGFEVVDQIKAALEAACPGTVSCADILALAARDSTALVGGPYWDVPLGRRDSLGASIQGSNNDIPAPNNTLPTIITKFKRQGLNVVDVVALSGGHTIGMSRCTSFRQRLYNQTGNGMADSTLDVSYAAQLRQGCPRSGGDNNLFPLDFVTPAKFDNFYYKNLLSGKGLLSSDEVLLTKSAETAALVKAYAADVNLFFQHFAQSMVNMGSISPLTGSQGEIRKNCRKLNNGH from the exons ATGGCAACTTCCATGGGTTCTCTCGTCTTGCTCTGCCTTGTTTCTCCCCTCCTCCTTCCCAGTGTCGTCCTTGGCCACCCATGGGGTGGCTTGTTCCCACAGTTCTATGACCATTCGTGCCCCAAGGCAAAAGAGATTGTGCAGTCCATTGTGGCACAGGCTGTGGCCAAGGAGACCAGGATGGCGGCATCCTTGGTCAGAATGCATTTCCATGACTGCTTTGTCAAG GGCTGCGATGCTTCGGTGCTGTTGGACAACAGCAGCAGCATAGTTAGTGAGAAAGGGTCCAACCCGAACAGGAACTCCCTCAGAGGGTTTGAGGTGGTCGACCAGATTAAGGCTGCTCTAGAGGCTGCCTGCCCAGGCACTGTCTCCTGTGCCGACATTCTTGCCCTCGCGGCTCGTGATTCCACTGCCCTG GTTGGTGGCCCATACTGGGACGTGCCACTTGGCCGGAGGGACTCGCTCGGCGCAAGCATCCAGGGCTCCAACAATGACATCCCAGCCCCCAACAACACACTCCCCACTATCATCACCAAGTTCAAGCGCCAGGGCCTCAATGTTGTTGATGTTGTTGCCCTCTCAG GTGGTCACACCATAGGTATGTCTCGGTGCACTAGTTTCCGGCAAAGGCTGTACAACCAGACAGGCAATGGCATGGCTGACAGCACTCTGGATGTATCCTACGCCGCGCAGCTGAGGCAGGGGTGTCCCCGCTCTGGTGGTGACAATAACCTTTTCCCCTTGGACTTTGTTACCCCAGCCAAGTTTGACAATTTTTACTACAAGAACCTCCTGTCCGGAAAGGGCCTTCTAAGCTCTGATGAGGTTCTGTTAACTAAGAGTGCTGAGACAGCGGCCCTCGTGAAGGCATATGCTGCTGATGTCAATCTCTTCTTCCAGCACTTTGCGCAGTCAATGGTGAATATGGGCAGCATCTCACCACTGACAGGGTCACAAGGTGAGATCAGGAAGAACTGCAGGAAGCTCAACAACGGCCACTGA
- the LOC136449763 gene encoding pentatricopeptide repeat-containing protein At5g57250, mitochondrial-like, which translates to MSLPGGNGEPPPPPPPFPSLIKLGRAVTVRHVDRLLTVLLRRRRHRLLAALASQAFANAIAPTPRTHLLAASALLDSARPRDAAQRLALASRTASRRLWDALLRRACAGGGDPRHALELLSAAIEDHGMVLSPSTYCEMVVLLCAHGEVDCALRVFDLMTRRGCQVEDRVCSSIVSGFSRTGKAGAGLDFYEKVKSQFRGFDPGLVTLTSVVHALGLEGRTGEMAELMREMECKGMNADAVFYGSMVHGYMSHGFLMEGLREHRSMLEKGIEADMINYTTVIDGLCREGSVEKVMGFLDEMERVDAKPNLITYTSLVGGFCKRDRLEDAFSIVRKLEQTGVVVDEYVYSILIDSLCKMEDLDKAFSLLTEMENKGIKASIITYNAIINGLCKAGHTEKALEISEGVAADNFTYSTLLHVYIKRGDITGVMAIKDRLEGSGISMDVVTCNVLIKALFMINKVNDAWSLFHKMPEMGLRPNTITYHTIIDKLCKAEEVDKALELFDEYRKDSGFSTAVVHECLIKALCNGGKVDMADQIFYDLVQKKIRLNFFNCRKLIHAHFKRHGEHGVLDFICKVGELDIDLFSSVCNYASAFLSNRNCWQAAMDAYKLLRVQAIAVTSKTCYKLLKSLYRNGSEEVIQPLLCDFIKIHGLLDPTMINMMSCYLSKKCVSKAIWFSNYMDKGSVPVSVLRGAVFALKKQGEVLDACNFLKVAEQSGFSVDLAMYSIVVDGLCKGGYLGKALDLCESMKKEGFHPNIIIHNSVLNGLCHQGCLTEAFRLFDYIENSKMLPTIITYTILIGALCREGLLDDADQLFQKMSTKGIKPTTRVYNLLISGYCNFGLTEKALELMSHLEEIFLLPDCFTLGAIINGLCLKGETEAALGFFNEYCHRDMEPDFVGFMSLVKGLYAKGRMEESRGILREMFQCKEVVELINSVGDKIEAEPLVDLLSSACDQGRIDEVVTILNEVGLMLLSSSNSVSYNALAHLKKVQKPEDAYDSMTNSGQASPVAYDISSNSLLRISDGIVQPMIDGDDSLSKLSGDTDIDYQNLLGKSFNDDFESYYAAIASLCSKGEVLKANKAVEAMIQNCG; encoded by the coding sequence ATGTCCCTCCCCGGCGGCAACGGCGAGCCCCCTCCCCCTCCACCGCCGTTCCCCTCACTCATCAAGCTCGGCCGCGCGGTCACCGTGCGACACGTTGACCGCCTCCTGACAGtgctcctccgccgccgcagGCACCGCCTCCTCGCCGCGCTCGCCTCCCAGGCGTTTGCCAACGCCATCGCCCCTACTCCGCGCACGCACCTCCTTGCCGCCTCCGCCCTGCTCGACTCCGCGCGGCCGCGGGACGCCGCACAGCGCCTCGCGCTTGCCTCCCGCACCGCCAGTCGCCGTCTCTGGGATGCACTGCTCCGCCGGGCCTGCGCCGGGGGCGGCGACCCGCGCCACGCACTGGAGCTACTCTCCGCTGCCATCGAAGACCACGGCATGGTGCTGTCGCCTTCCACGTACTGCGAGATGGTGGTGTTGCTGTGTGCCCACGGGGAGGTGGATTGCGCGCTTAGGGTGTTCGACTTAATGACCAGGAGGGGGTGTCAGGTAGAGGATCGCGTTTGCAGCTCGATCGTTTCTGGGTTCTCCAGAACTGGGAAGGCCGGAGCAGGGCTGGATTTCTATGAGAAGGTGAAGAGTCAGTTCAGGGGATTTGATCCGGGCCTTGTGACACTGACatcagttgtccatgctcttggGTTGGAGGGGAGAACTGGTGAGATGGCGGAGCTTATGCGGGAGATGGAGTGTAAAGGCATGAATGCTGATGCTGTGTTTTACGGCAGCATGGTTCATGGATACATGAGTCATGGGTTCTTGATGGAAGGTCTTCGGGAGCATCGATCCATGCTAGAGAAGGGAATCGAAGCCGATATGATTAACTATACTACTGTTATTGATGGACTCTGCAGAGAAGGTAGCGTGGAGAAAGTAATGGGGTTCTTGGATGAGATGGAGCGAGTGGATGCTAAGCCAAATTTGATTACTTATACATCACTGGTTGGTGGCTTCTGTAAGAGAGACAGGTTGGAAGATGCTTTCTCTATCGTGAGGAAACTGGAACAAACAGGCGTGGTGGTGGACGAGTATGTATATTCGATTTTGATTGACAGTTTGTGCAAAATGGAAGATTTAGACAAGGCTTTCTCGTTGCTCACGGAGATGGAGAATAAGGGAATAAAGGCTAGCATCATAACATACAACGCGATAATAAATGGTCTGTGTAAAGCTGGTCACACTGAAAAGGCTCTTGAAATTTCTGAAGGTGTTGCTGCTGATAATTTCACATATAGCACACTGTTACATGTTTACATCAAAAGAGGTGACATAACCGGTGTTATGGCAATAAAGGATAGGCTTGAAGGTAGTGGTATTTCTATGGATGTTGTCACATGCAATGTTCTTATCAAAGCATTGTTTATGATTAACAAGGTGAATGATGCCTGGAGCTTGTTTCATAAAATGCCTGAGATGGGCTTAAGACCTAATACTATCACCTACCATACAATCATAGACAAACTGTGTAAAGCTGAGGAAGTTGACAAGGCACTGGAGTTGTTTGATGAATACAGGAAAGATTCAGGATTCTCCACTGCAGTTGTTCATGAGTGCCTGATTAAAGCACTGTGTAATGGAGGAAAAGTTGACATGGCTGACCAAATATTTTATGATCTTGTTCAGAAAAAAATAAGGCTCAATTTCTTTAACTGCAGGAAGTTGATTCATGCACACTTCAAAAGACACGGTGAACATGGTGTGCTGGATTTCATTTGTAAGGTTGGTGAATTAGATATTGACTTATTTTCATCTGTTTGTAATTATGCTTCTGCTTTCTTAAGCAACAGAAATTGTTGGCAAGCAGCAATGGATGCTTACAAGTTACTCAGAGTGCAAGCCATTGCTGTAACTAGTAAAACATGCTACAAGCTGCTCAAGAGCTTATACCGAAATGGAAGTGAAGAGGTCATACAGCCATTGCTATGTGATTTCATTAAAATTCATGGCCTTCTTGATCCGACAATGATAAATATGATGTCTTGTTATCTCAGCAAAAAATGTGTTAGCAAAGCTATTTGGTTTTCTAATTACATGGACAAAGGCAGTGTTCCTGTCAGTGTTCTGAGAGGAGCTGTCTTTGCCCTAAAGAAGCAAGGTGAAGTTCTAGATGCATGTAACTTTTTGAAGGTAGCTGAACAAAGTGGGTTTTCAGTAGATCTAGCCATGTACTCCATAGTGGTGGATGGCCTTTGTAAGGGTGGGTATCTTGGAAAAGCACTGGACCTTTGTGAAAGCATGAAAAAAGAGGGATTTCATCCGAACATTATCATTCATAACTCAGTTCTCAATGGTTTGTGTCATCAAGGATGCCTTACTGAAGCTTTCAGGCTCTTTGACTACATAGAAAACAGCAAGATGCTTCCAACGATAATCACCTATACCATTCTTATAGGTGCTTTGTGCAGAGAAGGTTTGTTAGATGATGCGGATCAGTTATTCCAAAAAATGTCCACCAAGGGTATCAAACCCACTACCCGTGTTTACAACTTGCTGATAAGTGGTTATTGTAACTTTGGATTAACTGAAAAGGCCCTTGAGCTTATGTCTCATTTGGAGGAAATCTTTCTTTTGCCAGATTGTTTTACACTTGGTGCAATTATCAATGGACTCTGTCTGAAAGGTGAGACTGAAGCTGCATTAGGCTTCTTTAATGAATACTGTCATAGGGATATGGAACCTGATTTCGTTGGTTTCATGAGCCTTGTCAAAGGACTCTATGCAAAAGGAAGGATGGAAGAATCCAGGGGCATCTTGAGGGAGATGTTTCAGTGCAAAGAAGTCGTGGAGTTAATAAACAGTGTTGGAGATAAGATTGAAGCGGAGCCTCTTGTTGATCTCCTATCTTCTGCATGTGATCAAGGGAGGATTGATGAGGTTGTAACTATCCTAAATGAAGTGGGACTCATGCTTTTATCCTCTTCAAATTCTGTCAGCTATAATGCGCTTGCCCACCTCAAGAAGGTACAGAAACCTGAGGATGCTTATGATTCCATGACAAATTCAGGACAAGCAAGTCCAGTCGCTTATGATATTTCTAGCAATAGTCTCCTTAGGATTTCTGATGGCATAGTTCAACCCATGATAGATGGAGATGATAGTTTATCAAAACTGAGTGGTGACACTGATATTGACTACCAAAATTTGCTTGGAAAGTCTTTCAATGATGATTTCGAGTCATACTATGCTGCTATTGCTTCACTTTGCTCGAAAGGGGAGGTTCTTAAGGCCAACAAGGCAGTGGAAGCAATGATTCAGAATTGTGGTTAA